The genomic segment GCAGCGAGGCGCCGTTGACCGTCATGTGAGCGAGCTGCTGCGCGGCCGTCCAGTACACGGTGGAGAACGGCGGCTCCGAGATGACCTGGCCGTTCAGGGTGACCGTGATGCGCAGGTCGTAACCGCCCGGCTCGTCCGCCGCGGACTCCGCGGAGTCGTCCAGGTAGGGCAGGAGCTGGTGCGTGCGCTCCGGCGGTGCGATCCGCGCCGAGTCCAGCGCTTCCAGCGGGGTGATCCACGCCGACACCGACGTGGCGAACGACTTGCCGAGGAACGGACCCAGCGGAACGTACTCCCAGGCCTGGATGTCGCGTGCGGACCAATCGTTGAGGAGGGTCAGCCCGAAGACGTGCTCCCGGAAGTCCGCGAGGGGGACGGCGGTGCCCTGCTCCGAGGAGGCGCCGACGACGAAGCCGACCTCCGCCTCGATGTCGAGCCGGACGGACGGGCCGAAGACGGGAGCCGAGTCCGCGGGAGCCTTGCGCTGACCCGTCGGGCGGACGACGTCCGTACCGGACACGACGACCGTGCCGGACCGGCCGTGGTAACCGATGGGCAGGTGCTTCCAGTTGGGCGTCAGCGGTGACGGCGCGTCCGGCCGGAACATCTGTCCCAGGTTGGAGGCGTGGTGCTCGGAGGCGTAGAAGTCGACGTAGTCCGCGACCTCGAAGGGCAGGTGCAGGGTCACGTCGGACAGGGGGTGCAGCAGCGGGCGTACCGCCTCGCGGTGGGAGGGCACCGTCACCCAAGCCGTCAACGCGCGCCGCACGTCCGACCAGGCCCTGCGGCCCGCGGCGAGGAGCGGGTTCAGCGTGGTCCGGGCGAGGAGCGAGACGTAGGGGGAGCCGAGCGCGGCGGCCGCGGCGCCCGCGTCCAGGACGTGCGAACCGAGCCGTACCCCCACCCTGCGTCGGCCGTCCGCCTCCCCGGCCAGGGAGAACACGCCGTAGGGAA from the Streptomyces venezuelae genome contains:
- the fahA gene encoding fumarylacetoacetase codes for the protein MSEQTPLDPAAGDSADLPGGDPFGLPEGDPFGPHNLPYGVFSLAGEADGRRRVGVRLGSHVLDAGAAAAALGSPYVSLLARTTLNPLLAAGRRAWSDVRRALTAWVTVPSHREAVRPLLHPLSDVTLHLPFEVADYVDFYASEHHASNLGQMFRPDAPSPLTPNWKHLPIGYHGRSGTVVVSGTDVVRPTGQRKAPADSAPVFGPSVRLDIEAEVGFVVGASSEQGTAVPLADFREHVFGLTLLNDWSARDIQAWEYVPLGPFLGKSFATSVSAWITPLEALDSARIAPPERTHQLLPYLDDSAESAADEPGGYDLRITVTLNGQVISEPPFSTVYWTAAQQLAHMTVNGASLRTGDLYGSGTVSGPEPGQFGSLIEMTWNGRDPLELPGGKRTFLEDGDVVTLSAWAPGPNGTKIGLGEVTGRIAAAR